The Salvelinus sp. IW2-2015 linkage group LG4q.2, ASM291031v2, whole genome shotgun sequence genome includes the window AGTCCAATGCACCTTTTGGTCTATTCAAGTATCCCTTTGCCTAGTTAACCAACACAAAACGTCTGCAGTTTAGGTTAATCAGGCAAGTATAGCTGCTGCGTGTGAAGGGCAGTAGATTGGTTTGTTTAGCCATTGACTGGGGAGGCTGGCTCACATGTCCAGTAGCAGCACTCTGGGATCTTCTACCACAGTCTTGATCTTACGCAGGAAGGTGACCGCCTCTCTGCCGTCGATGAGGCGATGGTCGTATGTCAGAGCCACATACATCATGGGGCGGATCTCCACCtgcagcagaggaagaggagcttCAGAGACAGACAAATACTGCTTCCTGTCTCTATtccacataaactcagcaaaaaaatgtatgtccTCTCAcggtcaactgcatttattttcagcaaacttaacatgtgtaaatatttgtatgaacataacaagattcaacaactgagacataaactgaacaagttccacagacatgtgactaacagaaattgaataatgtgtccctgaacaaaggggggaggggtcaaaatcaaaagtaacagtcagtatctggtgtggccaccagctgcattaaatactgcagtgcatctcctcctcatggactgcaccagatttgccagttcttgctgtgagatgttaccccactcttccaccaaggcacctgcaagttcccggacatttctggggggggaatggccctagccctcaccctccgatccagcaggtcccagacgtgctcactgtgattgagatccgggctcttccctggctatggcagaacactgacattcctgccttgcaggaaatcacacacagaacgagcagtatggctggtggcattgtcatgctggagggccatgtcaggatgagcctgcaggaagggtaccacatgagggaggaggatgtcttccctgtaacgcacagcgttgagattatctgcaatgacaacaagctcagtccgatgatgctgtgacacaccgccccagaccatgacggaccctccacctccaaatcgatcccgctccagagtacaggcctcggtgtaacgctcattccttcgatgWcaaacgcgaatccgaccatcacccctggtgagacaaaaccgcgactcgtcagtgaagagcactttttgccagtcctgtctggtccagcgacggtgggtttgtgcccataggcgacgttgttgccggtgatgtctggtgaggacctgccttacaacaggcctacaagccctcagtccagcctctctcagcctattgtggacagtctgagcactgatggagggattgtgcgttcctggtgtaactcgggcagttgttgccatcctgtacctgtcccgcaggtgtgatgttcggatgtaccgatcctgtgcaggtgctgttacacgtggtctgccactgcgaggacgatcagctatccgtcctgtcttaggagtctcacagttcggacattgcaatttattgccctgggcacatctgcagttctcatgcctccttgcagcatgcctaaggcatgttcacgcagatgagcagggaccctgggcatctttcttttggtgtttttcagagtcagtagaaaggcttccgtagtgtcctaagttttcataactgtgaccttaattgcctaccgtctgtaagctgttagtgtcttaacgaccgttccacaagtgcatgttcattaattgtttatggttcattgaacaagattggggaacagtgtttaaaccctttacaacgaagatctgtgaagttatttggatttctacgaattatcatctttgaaagacagggtcctgaaaaagggacgtttctttttttgctgagtttatgataaGGGGGTCTCCTGAGATAAGAATCTACAATATATGGAGTAAAATCAAAGTCTACAGAACAGAGCCAACCTTGCCCCCGATGGCCACTGGCCTCTCGAAGATACCATGCATTCCCAGGATGGCAGACTGTGGAGGGTTGATGATGGGCGTGCCAAACATGGATCCAAACACGCCACCGTTGCTGATGGTGAAGGTTCCTCCATCCATGTCCTCCACGGCCAGCTCATTCTTACGGGCCTGCAATCAACATCATCAACTTAGAGAATGCACAAAGTCCAAACAAAGTACAGCGAAATCCATATTATCCTACCTTCTCCCCCAGCTCGTTGATGGTCTTCTCAATGTCAGCGAAGTTCATTCCCTCCACTCCACGGATGACAGGCACCACCAAGCCCTGGGAGACAGGACATATTAGATATTCAGAGTTTTGgttcatgtacagtaccagtcgagtttggacacacctactcattcaaggagttttcttaatttttgactattttctacattgtagaataatagtgaagacatcaacactatgaaataacacatatggaatcatgtactaaacaaaaataagtgttaaaccaattataatatattttatatttgagattcttcaatgtagccacccttagctttgatgacagctttgcacactcttggcattcactcaaccactgtcatgaggaatgctttttcaacagtattgaaggagttcccacagatgctgagcacttgttggctgcttttccttcactctgcggtccaactcatcccaaaccatctaatttGGGTTGAGATTGGGGGATtttggaggtcaggtcatctaaATGCAGCATtccatattttgatttgtttaatacttttttggttactacatgattccaaatgtgttacttcatagttttgatgtcttcactataattccacaatgtagaaaatagtaaaaataaagaaaaacccttgaatgagtaggtgtgtccaaacctttgactggtactgtatattagccCTGTTGTAAAAGTGTTCAATGTGAGTAGCCAACCATCGGCATTACCTTTGGTGTTGCTACAGCCACACTGATGTCCACGTAGTCCCTGTACACAATCTCTTTGGTTGTGTCGTCAATGACTAAAAAGAGAAACGGTATGAAAGGGATTTGAACATTTAAAATACTGTATTAACTAATaactttaaatcaaattttatttgtcacatgctttgaatacaacaggtgaaatgcttactttacaagcccttaaccaacaaggaggttcaagaaatagagttaagaaaatatttactaaataaactaaagtcatttaaaaaaataaaaagtaacacaataaaacaacaataatgaggctatatacagggggtaccggtacagagtcaatttgggggggtacaggttagtcgaggtaatttgtacatgtaggtagaggtaaagtgactatgcatagataataaaacagtgAGTaggagcagtgtaaaaacaaaggggggacatttgattaattgttcagcagtcttatggcttgggggtcgaagctgttaaggaggctattggacctagacctggcgctccggtatcACTTGCCGGGTGGCCATTTGAGAGAACAGTCTGCTTTGGCTTCTATGATTCACTTCCCTGAAGCCCAAAAATGTTAACCACTTCTTGACTGTGGCTAGTTTAAATAGGCCAGAGAGGCATTGGTGGAGTACACACTAAGTACGGTTGTCTATGTAAATCTCGTTCTTAACCAACTTAACCACATACGTCTGATACCAGTGGATACAAAATGTGTGTTGCCTTATTCAGACTGATATGACAAGTAAAGCAACTTCTCGGAAAGAAGAGCCCACCTCCGTTGACGGCAGGCTGTTCCATCAGAGCGTATGCTGAAGCCTTGACAAATGCAGACATGAAGCCCAGCTTGATGTTGTGTTTCTTCAGGAAAGCGTCTTTGTAGGCCTTCCTCATCTCACTGATGTTGCTGTTGAGAGAATTAGGCTCTCATATTGATGCATTACACTCAATCTTTTcaacaaaactttttttaaactatacACATTTTTTCTGTAAAAGTTCACCTTCTCCAGATCATGGTGATTGAGTGCTATTGACACTGGGCTAATGTTTCACCATCGCTCATTTCTCCTCTGTATGATGAAAAAGGACTCTTGTATctctttttatttgtttgtttttctgtctctAACCTGGTTTAAACTCTAAAGTTTCTTCACTAACGGCATTAGCCTCTCCCAAGACactgagaaaggagagaagaagtgaTAAAAATCTTCACTTTCCAAAACCCTCTAAATCTTACTGGCCTGTTATAAAAACCCATATCGGTTGAGGCAGCTCGTCCACTCAGAGCGCAGGTCTCTGTGGGCCCCAGTAGAGGCTCTGGTCTCCTGGTCTGACTGCTCCTTCGGCTCCAGATGAGCCCAGGCCTGGAGGTCTTCCTCCAGACCATCAATGCCAATTCAATTAGGATGCAGAGAAACCCATGAATAGCTGAAAGCTGACACCCCACATTTGCACAGAAAATAAATCCTCAAAGTGTAATCGTTAGCACAGGGTTCATTTCCTTCTAAATTAATAAAGCCCCTGTTTTAAGAAATCTTATCTTTGTTTTCAACAATATTAGGACCAAATATTTACATTCCATCGTTTAAGAGGAGATCTGGCTTCAAAAAGCATTTCCTATTGAGCAGATTCCAATCTCTAATCATTGTCTGTATGGCCTAAGCTTGAATAGCATTTCTTTACTACTGACCTTACTTTATCTAGACACCTTTATTTTAGACAGGACATATAATCCCTaatataaatgtatacatttatataAGTGAATCTGTTGTACTGAAAGTGTAGTGGTAATGTTTAATATGTTCTGGATGAGTAATCAGCTCCCATAAGACCCATTTCCTATCTAATAATGTTACTAGAGATAGGGCTTGATAATGTAGGACAACTATTCtgttattgcctacctcatgtcGACCTCATTAAATGTTGTCAACATAGCGCAGGTGTTCTGGGCTTCCTTCAGTCTCTGGGAGATTCTCAGACGCATACGGTTCATCTTCACCTGAGACAGAAAAtaggagaaacaacaacaaaaaaataacactaTTTTAAGAATTTTCACAGAAATATTTTACCTTAAGAGAAAACATCACAACAGCTATGCATTCTATCAGACACTGTTTTTGTATACTCTACCAACACTATGGTCTGAGCCATTGTGAATATTAAGAATAATGTGGTTCCTTTACTGCAGTATTCCTGATTATGATGCCTCACCCTGTGCTCTGTCCTGACTGGTTTACCCCCTCCATCTGTGACAGCGGCTggggcagcaggagcagcagtgGGTTTGATGGCTGAAACTGTACCGAACAGACAGGTGAACAGGAGTTGTTAGTGCCACGCCACCTCTTCTTAGCCATTACCAAGTGTCAATTTCCATAATCAACAGTGCACACTGGACAGGCTAAATACTTCTCACTTGACATTGAGTTCATTGAGTGGCTGACACACTAACCTGGTGTGGCAGAGATGGCAGCTCCTGGGACGGGTGGCACTGGGGGCATAGTGGTAGGGATGGGGCCCACTGCAGAGGGAGCAGGGGAGGGAGTTGTGGCAGCAGCATGGGGGGGTGGAGGAGCTGCTACTGCTGGGGCCTCTGCAGCTTGGGCAGCAACAGCTGAGGAGAGAAAGGTATAAGAATGCATTAGGCAATAGCAATGTGTTTACTTTGTAGGTAAGTATAATGTGTAAGTATAATCTAATAGCTCTGTAAACACATCTCCCATGCGTCTTGAATTTAGAAGATTTTTTTATGTGGTCCTACCATAGACATGGTAAACTCAGTGGTACTGACCTCCTTTCCGGAGTTTGAAGAGAGCCTGTCCTCCCTCGACCTTCTCCCCATCAAGGACCAGCAGCTCCTCAATCACCCCAGCAGCAGGAGACGGCACCTGCACGGACGTCTGTGGAGCGAGACAAAACATCAAGGACCATGCATGATACATCAAACTTTCTGTGGTTCTGTTATTCTAATCATCTACAGTCAACTGTTAGTTTACTATATAAGGCTGTTGTGAAAATAGCAGGTCAAAAGGTGAGCGATTCAGCGACCATTAAATACCTTGTCCGTCTCAATTTCACAAACCACCTCATCCTCTTTGACAGAATCACCAACCGCTGTAAAGAGAGAGTTGCATTAAGCGTGGCAAACAGAAATATCTACCTGGCTGCAACTAACATCTGAATGAGCAcaagaaacacagagacaaacatgtAAGTTACTGTACCTTTCTCCCACCTCACATCCCCCTCTGTGACAGACTCTGCAAATGCAGGTGTCTTTACTGTGATGACTTCATTCCCTAAAAGACAGAGACAACACAATACTGACTTAATACAACTCTTGTAGTGTTACACAGAATCACATTACTGCTTAGATCACAAGGGTCAAATAAACGGATGAGAGACCAGGCTAATACATACTGCAAGCTACAGATGTCTTGAAGTATCTGATTTGGAAGACACTGGACCTGGCTTCACATTtcctacaaataaaaaacagtcaATACAGAAAGTATAACGGCATAAAACAAGGCTAAAACACAGCTATAGCAATGTTCCAATGAGAAGACAGGTCAATGGTGTAGCTATAATACTTACGTAGGGTTGTTGACAGTGACACTACAGCTAGCTGACAATCCTGCAGGACAGATGACAACAGTACTCAGTTTAAGCGCAGAATCTCAAACGTcactgaacaaagatataaaaaggcaacatgcaacaatttcaaatattttactgagctacagttcatatagggctcccgagtggtgcggcagcctaaggcactgcatctcagtgctagaggcgtcactagacaccctggttcgaatccaggctgtatcacaaccggccatgattgggagtcccatagggcggcgcacaattggcccagcatcgtccaggtttggccggtgtaggccatcattgtaaataagaatttgttcttaactggacttgcctagttaaataaaggttacatttaaaaatacattttaatttaaataaggaaatcagttaaattcattaggctatggatttcacatgactggtgatacagatatacatcaaattggtcaaagataccttaaaaaaaggtaggggcgtggatcggaaaaccagtcagtatctggtgtgaccaccgtttgcctcaCGCACTGTGACACATCTCCATtgcatagttgatcaggctgttgattgtggcctgtggaatgttgtcccactcctcttcaatggccgtgcaaagttgctggatattggcggaaactggaacacgctgttgtacatgtcgatccagagcatcccaagcgtgctcaatgggtgacatgtttggtgagtatggaggccatggaagaactgggaatttttgtacagatccttgtgacatgcgGCCGTGCAGGTGAGGtgatgacggcggatgaatggcacgacaaatgGCCTCTGGACCTCGTCACGTATCTCTGTGCATCcaaattgacatcgataaaatgtaattgtgttcattgtccgtagcttatgcctgcccataccgtaaccccaccgccaccatggcacaactttgaaatcagcaaaccactcgcccacacgacgtcaTACGtctgccctgtacagttgaaactgggattcatccgtgaagagcacacttctccagcatgccagtggccatcgaaggtgagtatttgcccactgaagtagtttacaacgccgaactgcagtctggtcaagaccctggtgaggatgacgaatgAGCATGCAGATAAGCTTCCCtgtgacagtttctgacagttctttgattgtgcaaa containing:
- the LOC111963268 gene encoding dihydrolipoyllysine-residue succinyltransferase component of 2-oxoglutarate dehydrogenase complex, mitochondrial; protein product: MLSSRCLSRNFGRSLSVIRQGINVSAWRAVPGLSASCSVTVNNPTKCEARSSVFQIRYFKTSVACRNEVITVKTPAFAESVTEGDVRWEKAVGDSVKEDEVVCEIETDKTSVQVPSPAAGVIEELLVLDGEKVEGGQALFKLRKGAVAAQAAEAPAVAAPPPPHAAATTPSPAPSAVGPIPTTMPPVPPVPGAAISATPVSAIKPTAAPAAPAAVTDGGGKPVRTEHRVKMNRMRLRISQRLKEAQNTCAMLTTFNEVDMSNISEMRKAYKDAFLKKHNIKLGFMSAFVKASAYALMEQPAVNGVIDDTTKEIVYRDYVDISVAVATPKGLVVPVIRGVEGMNFADIEKTINELGEKARKNELAVEDMDGGTFTISNGGVFGSMFGTPIINPPQSAILGMHGIFERPVAIGGKVEIRPMMYVALTYDHRLIDGREAVTFLRKIKTVVEDPRVLLLDM